The following are encoded in a window of Oreochromis aureus strain Israel breed Guangdong linkage group 10, ZZ_aureus, whole genome shotgun sequence genomic DNA:
- the sumf2 gene encoding inactive C-alpha-formylglycine-generating enzyme 2: MFRRDFKPVLAKTMVSWMFAVFLLTGAVAEEMMNIPGGKMLMGTSAPDGRDGESPSKEVELQPFKIDRYPVTNADFRDFVRAQKYKTEAETFGWSFVFQDFVSEELKSKVTQRIESAPWWLPIERVFWRQPSGPGSGIRDRLDFPVVQVSWNDAQAFCSWKSKRLPTEEEWEWAARGGLQGRTYPWGNKFQANRTNLWQGSFPDGDTAEDGYHGISPVTAYPPQNSYGLYDMMGNTWEWTSTRFSAARPMYVLRGASWIDTVDGSANHKARITTRMGNTPDSASDNLGFRCAASDGQKGRKKKEKAEL, translated from the exons ATGTTTAGACGTGATTTCAAACCAGTTTTAGCAAAGACGATGGTATCCTggatgtttgctgtgtttttactGACAGGGGCCG TCGCGGAGGAAATGATGAACATCCCGGGAGGAAAGATGTTAATGGGAACGAGTGCACCCGATGGGAGAGACGGAGAGTCTCCCTCCAAGGAGGTCGAGCTGCAGCCTTTTAAAATAGACAGATACCCCGTCACAAACGCCGATTTCAG AGACTTTGTCAGAGCCCAGAAATACAAAACTGAAGCCGAGACGTTTGGCTGGAGTTTCGTGTTTCAGGACTTTGTGTCAGAAGAGCTGAAGAGCAAAGTCACTCAGAGAATTGAG TCTGCTCCGTGGTGGCTGCCTATAGAGCGTGTCTTTTGGAGACAG CCTTCAGGGCCTGGTTCGGGGATTCGAGATCGTCTGGACTTTCCGGTGGTTCAGGTGAGCTGGAATGACGCCCAGGCCTTCTGCAGCTGGAAAAGCAAGAGACTGCCCACGGAGGAGGAGTGGGAGTGGGCTGCACGTGGGGGGCTGCAAG GTCGGACCTACCCATGGGGAAACAAGTTCCAGGCCAACAGAACCAACCTGTGGCAG GGATCTTTCCCAGATGGAGACACTGCAGAGGATGGATACCACGGCATCTCTCCTGTTACAGCATACCCTCCCCAGAATAGCTATG GACTGTATGACATGATGGGAAATACATGGGAGTGGACATCCACACGCTTTTCAGCAGCGAGGCCGATGTACGTGCTGCGCGGTGCCTCCTGGATCGACACAGTGGATGGTTCAGCTAATCACAAGGCTCGAATCACAACCAG GATGGGCAACACTCCCGACTCTGCTTCTGACAACCTTGGATTCAGATGTGCTGCCAGTGATGGACAGAAgggcagaaagaaaaaagaaaaagcagaactaTAG
- the abhd11 gene encoding protein ABHD11, which yields MPAHQLSLWPCGDAHAVFRLPGNGAYAAMSALCRLLQRGLLSGRPLCRLFPGQQDVCGVAPAVRSASSSSPVNLTYDVFDGKGESTPLVFLHGLFGSKSNFHSIAKSLVQRTGRKVLTVDARNHGNSPHNPVLTYEAMANDLKHLLAQLHIDKCILIGHSMGGKTAMTTALTQPALVERLVVVDISPAQSSTRTNFRYYIQAMQEMTISTDIPRSTARRMAEDQLRSLVKEHSVRQFLLTNLVEQNGHYAWRVNLEAISAHLDDIMSFPNFDTGYEGPTLFLGGASSAYISSDDYPEIQRLFPNADIQYIPDASHWIHADKPLDFISSIISFLQS from the exons ATGCCCGCTCATCAGCTGTCACTGTGGCCGTGTGGAGACGCACATGCTGTTTTTCGACTACCTGGTAACGGAGCATATGCTGCCATGAGTGCTTTGTGTCGCTTGCTTCAGAGAGGACTGCTGAGCGGCCGGCCTCTGTGTCGTTTATTCCCCGGACAGCAGGATGTTTGCGGGGTGGCTCCCGCGGTCCGGTCAGCCAGCTCATCCAG TCCTGTCAACTTGACCTACGACGTCTTCGATGGGAAGGGAGAGAGCACTCCCCTGGTGTTTCTGCACGGCCTCTTTGGCAGTAAATCTAACTTCCACTCAATAGCAAAGTCCTTGGTGCAGCGCACAGGCAGAAAG GTGCTGACAGTAGATGCCCGTAACCACGGCAACAGCCCTCACAACCCCGTGCTGACCTACGAGGCGATGGCGAATGATTTGAAACACCTCCTCGCCCAGCTCCATATCGACAAGTGCATCCTGATCGGCCACAGCATGGGTGGGAAAACGGCCATGACGACCGCTCTGACGCAG CCTGCTTTAGTGGAGAGGCTGGTGGTCGTTGACATCAGTCCTGCTCAAAGCAGCACACGGACCAACTTCCGGTATTACATCCAAGCAATGCAGGAGATGACGATCTCCACAGACATCCCTCGTTCCACTGCAAGGCGGATGGCTGAGGATCAACTGCGCAGTTTAGTGAAG GAACATTCAGTGCGTCAGTTCCTTCTCACTAACCTGGTGGAGCAGAACGGACACTACGCCTGGAGAGTCAACTTGGAGGCCATCTCAGCGCACCTTGATGACATCATGAGTTTCCCCAACTTTGACACCGGCTATGAGGGACCTACTCTGTTTTTGGGTGGAGCTAGCTCTGCTTATATCAG CTCCGACGATTACCCAGAAATCCAGAGGCTGTTCCCCAATGCAGATATCCAGTACATCCCAGATGCCAGCCACTGGATTCACGCAGACAAACCCTTAGATTTCATCAGCTCCATCATCTCCTTCCTTCAATCCTAG
- the cct6a gene encoding T-complex protein 1 subunit zeta, translating into MAAVKALNPKAEVARAQAALAVNISAARGLQDVLRSNLGPKGTMKMLVSGAGDIKLTKDGNVLLHEMQIQHPTASLIAKVATAQDDITGDGTTSNVLIIGELLKQADLYISEGLHPRIIAEGFEAAKEKSLAVLEEVKVTREMDRETLINVARTSLRTKVHAELADLLTEAVVDAVLAIAKPTEPIDLYMVEIMEMKHKTDCDTQLIRGLVLDHGARHPDMKKRVEDAYILTCNVSLEYEKTEVNSGFFYKSANEREKLVAAERKFIEDRVQKIIALKNKVCPNGDKGFVVINQKGIDPFSLDALAKEGIVGLRRAKRRNMERLTLACGGIAMNSVDDLTPECLGHAGVVYEHTLGEEKYTFIEKCGNPRSVTLLVKGPNKHTLTQIKDAVRDGLRAVKNAIEDGSVVSGAGAFEVAVADALVKHKPNVKGRAQLGVQAFADALLVIPKVLAQNSGYDPQETLLKLQTEYKESGQLVGVDLSTGEPMVAGEAGVWDNYSVKKQLLHSCTVIASNILLVDEIMRAGMSSLKG; encoded by the exons ATGGCTGCCGTAAAAGCGCTAAACCCCAAAGCAGAGGTGGCCAGAGCCCAGGCCGCCCTGGCTGTTAACATTAGTGCCGCCCGAGGGCTGCAGGATGTGCTGAGAAGCAACCTGGGACCGAAGGGGACCATGAAAAT GCTGGTGTCCGGTGCAGGAGACATAAAGTTGACCAAAGATGGCAACGTCCTGCTACACGAGATG CAAATTCAGCACCCTACAGCATCGCTGATTGCCAAGGTTGCAACTGCACAGGATGACATCACGGGAGATGGTACCACCTCCAACGTCCTCATCATTGGCGAACTGCTGAAGCAGGCTGACCTTTACATTTCAGAG GGCCTTCATCCAAGAATCATTGCAGAGGGCTTTGAGGCAGCGAAAGAGAAATCTTTGGCTGTTCTTGAGGAAGTAAAAGTGACTCGGGAAATGGATAGAGAGACCCTCATTAACGTCGCACGCACCTCTCTCAGGACCAAGGTCCACGCAGAGCTGGCAGACCTGCTCACTGAG GCTGTAGTAGATGCTGTGCTCGCCATCGCTAAACCCACTGAGCCCATTGACTTGTACATGGTGGAAATCATGGAGATGAAGCACAAGACCGACTGTGATACACA GCTGATCAGGGGTCTGGTGTTGGACCACGGCGCCCGGCACCCAGACATGAAGAAGAGGGTGGAGGATGCTTACATACTGACGTGCAACGTCTCTTTGGAGTACGAGAAGACCGAGGTCAACTCTGGCTTCTTCTACAAGAGCGCTAATGAGAGGGAGAAGCTCGTGGCTGCAGAAAGGAAGTTCATCGAGGATCGCGTGCAGAAGATTATCGCCTTGAAAAACAAAGTGTGTCCCAATGGGGACAAGGGCTTTGTTGTCATTAACCAGAAG ggtaTTGACCCATTCTCCCTGGACGCCCTTGCTAAAGAGGGCATTGTTGGGTTGCGGAGGGCAAAGAGGAGGAACATGGAGAG GCTCACCCTCGCTTGTGGTGGCATCGCCATGAACTCAGTTGATGACCTCACACCTGAATGCTTGGGACATGCTGGCGTGGTTTATGAACACACACTG GGAGAGGAGAAGTACACGTTCATCGAGAAGTGTGGAAACCCTCGCTCAGTTACCCTGCTGGTGAAGGGACCCAACAAACACACCCTCACACAGATCAAAGATGCTGTAAGGGACGGTCTGCGGGCAGTAAAGAACGCTATTGAAGATG GTAGTGTAGTCTCCGGTGCAGGTGCCTTTGAGGTTGCTGTGGCAGACGCTCTGGTAAAACACAAACCCAATGTGAAAGGCAGAGCCCAGCTGGGAGTCCAGGCGTTTGCGGATGCTCTCCTAGTCATCCCAAAG GTTCTGGCCCAGAACTCTGGCTATGACCCACAGGAGACCCTGCTGAAGCTGCAGACAGAGTACAAAGAGTCTGGACAGCTAGTTGGAGTAGACCTCAGCACAG GGGAACCAATGgtggcaggagaagcaggcgtgTGGGATAATTACAGTGTCAAGAAACAGCTTCTTCACTCATG CACGGTGATCGCAAGCAACATCTTGTTGGTGGATGAGATCATGCGAGCTGGAATGTCTTCTCTCAAAGGTTAA
- the bicdl2l gene encoding bicaudal-D-related protein 2-like has translation MDFNQPFSVLNEKLRPRVTTSEQLYSSLTRLEGRQLGSLRNKYTYYRATVLPREPEPNATTKTEDPEESVDETEKDYSKGNTGKNTCLINELNLNDIGEDELGDEESTSQSDEKDSMGEVASEEARDSEELGSNENTNSFQRDYLDGTLPDLLNSGKPLSRRRTLGHYSDTLKEVRREVELSRRRSIKLKAQVDKLQESREGQGWSQHKDRVTEEVLSILRLLHPLTEPESSQIEPPDGENRLDAALAQLQNVARKLAISHTKQESKPGGKVAEDSAILQQALRDRDEAIEKKKAMEAELLRSKTEMMTLNNHLLEAAQKRLELSLELEAWKEDFQLILQQQVKSQQQAEQNQKKPSRMGLLRRTNRAPMQRPTNFPVAGAATPANSSNQNPTSKSAASAAPAPKTPPTIGRSSNWRDKLRMGKSSRQGDQDLARGTEEDDGFQVVSLD, from the exons ATGGATTTCAATCAGCCTTTTTCAGTCCTCAATGAGAAGCTGAGACCTCGAGTCACCACCAGCGAGCAGCTCTACTCCTCTCTGACCAGGTTGGAGGGCAGACAGCTGGGCTCGCTCAGGAACAAATATACTTATTACCGAGCAACGGTTTTGCCAAGAGAACCTGAACCAAATGCCACAACAAAGACAGAAGATCCAGAAGAGTCTGTAGACGAGACAGAGAAAGATTACTCTAAAGGAAACACAGGTAAAAACACATGCCTCATTAACGAATTGAATTTGAACGATATCGGCGAAGATGAGCTGGGTGATGAAGAAAGCACCTCACAGTCTGACGAGAAAGACAGCATGGGTGAGGTGGCCTCAGAGGAAGCAAGGGACTCTGAAGAGTTGGGGTCCAATGAAAATACAAACTCTTTCCAGAGGGACTACCTAGATGGGACCCTACCAGACCTGCTAAACAGTGGCAAGCCGCTCAGCAGACGCAGAACACTGGGACACTACTCAGACACG CTTAAAGAAGTACGGCGAGAAGTGGAGCTGTCCCGCAGACGAAGTATCAAGCTGAAGGCCCAGGTGGACAAACTGCAGGAAAGCAGAGAAGGACAGGGCTGGAGTCAACACAAAGATCGG GTCACAGAGGAAGTTTTGTCTATTCTGAGGCTGCTGCACCCGCTGACAGAGCCAGAGTCCAGCCAGATCGAGCCGCCCGATGGGGAAAACCGCCTGGACGCCGCTCTGGCCCAGCTGCAGAACGTGGCCCGCAAACTGGCAATCAGCCACACCAAACAG GAGTCCAAACCTGGAGGAAAGGTGGCAGAAGACAGTGCAATTCTCCAGCAGGCGCTGCGGGACAGAGATGAGGCCATAGAAAA GAAAAAGGCGATGGAGGCCGAGCTCCTGCGGAGTAAGACGGAGATGATGACGCTGAACAACCACCTGCTGGAAGCTGCACAGAAACGTCTGGAACTGTCGCTGGAGCTCGAGGCCTGGAAG GAGGACTTTCAGCTGATCCTCCAACAGCAGGTGAAGAGTCAGCAGCAGGCAGAGCAGAACCAGAAGAAGCCCTCTCGCATGGGCCTCCTGAGGAGGACAAACAGAGCACCCATGCAGCGGCCGACCAACTTCCCTGTGGCTGGAGCCGCCACCCCCGCAAACAGCTCAAACCAAAACCCCACCTCCAAGTCTGCAGCATCTGCTGCTCCGGCTCCCAAAACGCCCCCTACCATTGGCAGAAGTAGCAACTGGAGGGACAAGCTCAGGATGGGCAAGAGCAGTCGTCAAGGAGACCAGGATTTAGCGAGAGGAACGGAAGAAGACGATGGCTTTCAGGTCGTATCGCTCGACTGA